One Capra hircus breed San Clemente chromosome 3, ASM170441v1, whole genome shotgun sequence genomic window, ttcacgtattgctgaagcctggcttggagaattttaagcattactttcagttcagtcgctcagttgtgtcagactctttatgaccccatgaactgcagcacgccaggcctccctgtccatcaccaactcccggagttcactcaaactcacatccttccagtcggtgatgccatccagccatctcatcctctgtcatccccttctcctcctgtccccaatccctcccagcatcagagtcttttccaatgagtcaactcttcacatgaggtggccaaagtactggagtttcagctttagcttcattccttccaaagaacacccagggctgatctccttcagaatggactggttggatctccttacagcccaagggactctcaagagtcttctccaacaccacagttcaaaagcatcaattcttcggcgctcagctttcttcacagtccaactctcacatccatacatgatcactggaaaaactatagccttgatgAGAAGGACCTTCGCTGGCACAGattaatgtctctgcgtttgaatatgctatctagattggtcataactttccttccaaggagtaagtgtcttttaatttactagcatgtgagatgagtgcaattgtgtggtcgtttgagcatctttggcattgcctttgtttgggattggaatgaaaactgaccttttccagtcctgtggccactgctgagttttcgaaatttgctggcatattgagtgcagaactttcacaacttcatctttcaggatttgaaatagctcaactggaattccatcacctccactagctttgtttgtagtgatgctttccaaggcccacttgacttcacattccaggatgtctggctctaggtgagtgatcatatcatcatgattatctgagtcttgaagatcttttttgtacagttctgtgtatttttgccacctcttcttaatatcgtctgcctctgttaggtccataccatttctgtcctttataaagcccatctttgcatgaaaattgcccttggtatctctaattttcttaaagagatcaccagtctttcccaatctattgttttcctccatttctttgcattgatccctgaggaaggctttcttatgtctccttgctattctttggaactctgcattcaaatgggcatatctttcattttctccattgctttttgcttcctgtcttttcacagctatttgtaaggcctcctcttacaaccattttgctttttttgcacttcttcttttttttttttttttgaatggtcttgatccctgtctcctgtacaatgtcacgaatctccatccatagttcttcaggcactctgtctatcaaatctaaccccttaaatctatttctcacttccactgtatagtcataagggatttgatttaggtcatacctgaatggtctagtggttttctccactttcttcaatttaagtctgaatttggcaataagcagttcatgatcagagccacagtcagctcccggtctttgctgactatatagagcttgtccatctttggctgcaaagaatataatgaatctgtttttggtgttgaccatctggtgatgtccatgtgtagagtcttctcttgtgttgttgggagagggtatttgctatgaccagtgcattctcttggcagaactctattagcctttcctCTACTtccttctgtactccaaagccaaatttgcccattactccaggtgtttcttgacttcctacttttgcattccagtctcctataatgaaagggacatttttggggggtgttatttctagaaggtcttgtaggtcttcatagaactgttcaacttcagcttcttcattactgctcagggcatagacttgaattatcatggtattgaatggtttgctttggaaatgaacagagatcattctgtcgtttttgagattgcatccaagtactgcattttggactcttttgttgactatgatggctactccatttcttctaagggattcctgcccacagtagtagatataatggtcatctgagttaaattcacccatttcagtccatctcAGTtaactgattcttagaatgtcaatgttcactcttgccatctcctgtttgaccacttccaatttgccttgattcatggacctagcattccaggttcctatgcaatattgctctttacagcatcaaatctTGCTTCTATGACTAGTCCCATCCACAAATGggtgttgattttgctttggctccatcccttcattctttctggagttacttctccactgatctccagtagcatattgggcacctactgacctggggagttcatctttcagtgtcctatctttttgccttttcatactgttcatgaggttttcaaggcaagagctGATTTTCATAATGTCATTCAAAACATTTGGTGGGCACCTTCTAGTAGCCTGGCTTTCTGCTAGGTGCAGTCTTCTGCTACCAGGATGTTCATCATTTAATGAAGATATGAGACATATCAGCAAAGAAGTACAATGCTTGTAGATTCTATAAAAGAAGATGATTCAGGGCCCCCAAATGGCTCATTTAACCTGTGTTGGTGGTGAAAGTAGAGCCAAGTAAATCTGATAGAGACATTGGTATTTGAGCTAAATGTGATGAAGATATTAGTAGACATTTGACATACAAGGCAAAGAAGAgtgggtggagagagagagagagagatagagagggCAGAAGAGAGTGCTCTGAGCAGAGGAAAGAACTTGGATAAAAGGCCGTGAAATGAGGCACCAGACTACATTGGGAGCAACTGTGAGGAATTGGCTATAGCTGAAGCCTTCTCAGTAACCAAAGACAGATTGGCAGTTGATATATCCTTGCCACTGAGTTGGCAAGGATATACTGATAACCCAGTGATGCTATATTGGTAACATTCTGTGAGGCTGAGGGTCTGCTTAATCAGGACTCTTCATTCAACAGTATAATGACTGTCTGAGAGATTACTAACATTTAAAATAGTTGGTTTAGTTCTGCCCTAGACTCTGAATATCATTTTGTGATGGCAACAGTGTTGCAAGATAATAAGTAGACTTTCAGAAGCCCCAAATTCTCTGCACAAGCAGATGCATAACTTACCTAGCTTAGATTCTGCCAATGAAACATACATAGATTACTATTCACTGAGCAACATTTTTGAATTtgcaaaatgtgaaaaaaaaaaaacaccttagagCAGAGATATAGCTCCACTTTGTGTCCTACTCCCTTGTTTCTATGCATCCCCCATCTGAATATTTccaacagaaaaagcaagagagttccagaaaaacatctatttttgttttattgactatgccaaagcctttgactgtgtggaccaccacaaactctggaaaattcttaaagagatgggaatatcaggccacctgacctgcctcctgagaaatctgtacccaagtcaagaagcaccagttagaactggacatggagcaacagactggttccaaattggtaaaggagtatgtcaaggttgtatattgtcaccctgcttatttaacttatatgcggagtacatcatgagaaatgctgggctggatgaagcacaagctggaatcaagattgctgggagaagtattaaTACCctttgatatgcagatgacaccatccttatgcagaaagctaagaagaactaaagagccttctgatgaaagtgaaagagtagaacgaaaaagttggcttaaagctcaacattcagaaaactaagatcatggcatctggtcccatcacttcatggcaaataaatggggaaacagtggaaacagtgacagactttattttggggggctccaaaattactgcagatggggaatgtagccatgaaattaaaagatgcttgctccttggaaggaaagttatgaccaacctagacaaaatattacaaagcagagacattacttttccaacaaaggtccgtctagtcaaagctctggtttttccagtagtcatgaatggatgtgagagttggactataaataaaactgagtgccgaagaattgatgcttttgaactgtggtgttggagaagactcttgagagtcccttggactgcaaggagatcaaaccagtcaatcctagaggaaatcagtcctgaatattcactggaaggacggatgctaaagctgaaactccaaaactttggccacctgatgcaaataactgactcatttgaaactatgctgatgctgggaaagactgaaggcaggagaaggggcttacagaggatgagatggctggatggcatcaccaactccatggcaTGAgtttaaactccaggagttggcgatggcatcaccaactccatggcaTGAgtttaaactccaggagttggtgatggacagggaggccaggcttaTTGCAGCCCACAGggatgcaaagaattggacatgactgagtgactgaactgaactgaactgaactccagtcTCTTTCCTTTTATCTCTCCTCTGCATCTTCACATTTCCTTGTATATCCATTCATTACCCCATCACTATCCTTATTGTGCTTGCTTTTTAACTTTCAATGTGTCTCTTAAAAGTTGTTGCAAACAATTGGGGAGCTCTCTTGTTCTGTTGAGTATTAGCTTTTCTCTGTTCTCCTGATGTGTGCTTGTTTCATCATCTATTAACAGCCACATGGTGACAATCTGTGATACTATTTTTTTTGCCTTTACCTTTACCCTGGTTGACACATAGGTACTCTGTCACTTAAATAGGCATGTGACCTGTTGAAGAGGGTCTTAGGGAGAAAAACTCAGTGGTACCCTGGTGCCAAGGCAAAACTCTGACTACTTTAATTCTTGAGGGTAGAAGTTATAAGATACTAGGAATTTGTATGGAAAGATTGGAAGCTATCTAAATGACAAATATCACCACCATTTCAGGGATGAGTTCCAGAACCTCTGCTACTAGAATGATGGGAggggaaaagaagtgaaaagaagaTTGTGAATGATACAAAGGAAGAAGTCATATTGAATCTGTTAAAATATACATCTTTCACACAAAGGACAAGTATTTATGGACTAGCTGTTAGGATTAAGGAATCATTAAGACTCCAGTAAATTCTTTTAAGGTTCAGCAAGCCAGTATCCTAAAGGATAATATAATAACTCCTGAAAAGGGTCTTATAGTATAATAAAGCATAGAATGCCTCTCTGTGTATCTGTAACTCAAGGcaatttcatttcattatgtgtatatatatatacacatacatatacatatatacatgatgtatttatacatattatatatgtgtgtgtgtgtatttcctaaAGCCTCTATCCCTAGATACTTGACTAGAATCCTGATCCTGCCATTTTCAAACTTGTGACCTATAACAAACTACTACTTCTTTGAAGTTTTGTTTTCCCAGTTATGAAATTATGATAATAATATGTGTCCTGCATGGCTATTTTAAAGATTGAGAGACTTAATGTATGTCAAATTTCTTACCCAAGAGACAGTTTTATAACAAGTGCTCAATGAATTATCTCTAGATTTATTGTGCTTTTCAAGCTGCCTCCATcgttttaaaaatcaatggagGATTTAATAATTCCATTCTGGTGGTCACACAGCTGGGTTGTGTTTTCAGGTTTGCTTTTTCACGGATTCCCTGACTACCTTCAAGACCAATGCTACCCAAGTTCAGAGCACCTTGGCCAAATTGTGATGAGAGAAATAACTTCTCTGTTGTAGTGAAAGAGGCCTAGCCTGAGGTTAGGTGTTGTTCCTTACCTGCAGAACAACAGGAGGGATCAGATAActtctgggtccttgttgctcTGACCCTCTGAAAGTCTATGACCCCGCTTGAGTTTAGAATAATCTGGGGTATATGGAGACCcatttggaatgaatgatggGATCCAGAACTCTGATTCTAAAGTCAGGCTGATCTGGACTGAAACTTCCCCATGGGAAGGATTTCACAGCCATGACTGGAATGTGCACTGTAGGTCACAAAGCACTTTCATACCCATTGTCTGACTTTATCTTCATGAGAACCTGGTGAAGTAAATATTTTCATCCCATCTTCATATGtggaaactaaagctcagagtAATAAACAGCTAATAAAGTGCTAAGTACTTTATACCAATTATCTCACTTAATTCATACAATACTCTTATGAGttttctaattcttccttttcttctttattcttcctcttcctcctcctcttcctcaatcTCCTCcttcttattttccttctttccattttatagatctGAGCCTTATGCAGGTTAAGGAGCTTTAACCCCATTAGCAGATAGTAAAGATTCAATCCCAAATCTATCTAACTTCTATCTTAAATGCTTACTGATTTATATAAACAAGTGAAATGACCCAGGGTTATTTCACTTTCCTTCAATTTTGCCAAAGAAAcataagaggaaaaataaaacaataaaaggaaACTTACACTTGGAGTGACATTGTGGCTATAGAAAGGAATGATGGAGAATTGTGGAAAATAAAAGTACATGCCCTATTTTGTGGGGCAGGGGGGCAGTTGTTAATTGGGTTGATGGAAGGTAGGCTCATCTGTGCTGGATCTTCTGActttagaagaaaagctgaaTGTCTGCAATCTTAAGTAAAATCTATTTCTAAATGCTAATGATTACTAATTATCTAAGTGAAAACTATGGTTGCACAAAATGAAATGTTACCCCATCTTGACTGTATCTGGCTCACAGGATTATTCCTGTTCTGCACTGTGCTGTTTTCAAGGACCACTCCAAATAGCATTAGCTGTAAAACCATCAGGTTGCTAGCTCAAGACTGGGATACAGCAGGCAACTATCAGCCCAGATATGCCTGTTGCTTATGATCAGCATTTACTCTTAGTAGATGTTCAGTGCTTTGAATATCATTCTTGTCTGGATGCTTCTGTATAAAATAACTGCCTCAATGCTGACTAccagtcaggaaagttgatttaattgtcttcattttgcagatgagtaaATTAATATTCAGGTTGGTTATAAAGGTCACAGCTGCACGTAGCCAACCTGGGATATAAGACTTAGCTCTAACCCAATATTCTCTTCATCCTGTAAAACTTCCTCTATCTTTTAGGTGATTTTAATTATctcttaaagaaaggcaatgccaaagaatgttcaaactaccacacaattacactcatctcacacgctagcaaagtaatgctcaaaattctccaagccaggcttcaacagtacatgaactgtgaacttccagatgttcaatctggatttagaaaaggcagaggaaccagagatcaaattgccagcatctgctggatcatcaaaaaagcaagagagttccagaaaaacatttatttctgctttactgactatgccaaagcattatACTGTGTCAAGTTCCaccacaaactctggaaaattcttaaagagatgggaatatcagaccacctgacctgcctcctgaggaatctgtatgcaggtcaagaagcaccagctagaactggacatggagcaacagactggaaGAGGAGTAcgccaggctgtatattgtcaccctgcttatttaacttatgtgcagagtacatcatgagaaatgctgggctggatgaagcacaagctagaatcaagattgctgggagaaatatcaataacctcagatatgcagatgacaccacccttatggcagaaagcaaagaactaaagagcttcctgatgaaagtgaaagaggagagtgaaaagttggcttaaagctcgacattcagaaaactaagatcatggcatctggtcccatcacttcatggcaaataaatggggaaacaaaggaaacagtgacagactttatttcttttgggctccaaaatcactgcaaatggtgactgcagtcatgaaattaaaaagcgcttgctccttggaagaaaagttatgaccaacctagacaaaatattacaaagcagagacattactttgccaacaaaggtccgtctagtcaaagctctggtttttccagtagtcatgtatggatgtgagagttggaccataaagaaagccgagtgctgaagaattgacgcttttgaactgtggtgttggagaagactcttgagagccccttggactgcaaggagatccaaccagtccatcccaaggaaatcagtcctgaatattcactggaaggacggatgctaaagctgaaactccaaaactctggccacctgatacaaagaactgactcattggaaaagaccctgatgctgggaaagactgaaagcaggaggagaagcagatggcagaggatgagacagttggatggcatcactgactcaatgcacatgagtttgagtaagctctgggagatggacagggaagcctggtgtgctgcagtccacagggttgaaaatagttgggcacaactgaatgactgaactgaagtgaattatctgttatttaatttaaaaagggaGTTTTCTTCCGTTTTCTCTACCTGGTTAGGGAATGTAGGGGCCTGGAATCATCTTTCAAGAGAAAAGATGTCTTTGCCATGCCTCATCATCCTCTTAACCAGGTCTTCTAGCAATGGAGAAAAAACTGACAGTgtgaagaaggaggaagaaaacaaGGACCTGCTCCTTCATAGTTCAGAGGCTTCGACACTAAGGTGAGACACTCCCACATTCTACAGGTGACTGCAAGGACAAATATACAGGGAGGTTACTGGCTGCTGGAATTGGGTGATGCCTGGCAGATGCCAACCAGTTGTCTCATGGTCTAAGCCAGACCCAGAAGCCTTTATAAACAGTCTTGTCTCCAGATTCCTCAGCCTGAATGACTGCTTGCCTGTGAGGAGGGTGAGTCTAGGGGTTGGGTCTTGGGATTGGGGTCTGGACGATGCCCATGGGGTTCCCAGATTCACAAGGATGAGGCACAGTGAGGACGGACCCTGGGGCCAGAAAAAGAGAGGTACTCCTTCAGAGGAGAACAGTCTGGAGGGCTCTTAGAGGATGGAGGAAGAATATCTACGGAGTTGGAGTGAAAAGCTGGGACAATGAAGTCAGTGTATTTGTCTTGGATTACCATGGACTTATCTGTAGGTACCATTTTCTTGCATCAGGACCTCTTTCTCTGGAAAGATGCATTATTAATTTACATCTTGTGAGCAGACATGTATGTAAGAGGGTTACCTTCCTCAAGGACATGTATACTTAGACAGGCTGTACAAATAGACAGTAGAAGGCTTTGCTCTTCATTATAAGTATTTCAGTATCTCAGGAGCTCACAGAGATGTGTTTGAGATGTGGACTAACTGACAAAACAGTCTCCGTGCTGTGCTGGTCACTGGGCTGACGCCTGTGAACAGGCAGAtttgaggaggacagaggagtgggGATGTCCGTCAGTTTCTCCCTGGCTAAGTATGCTGTTGGGGAGCATGCCTGCACCCCTATATCGTGTTTGTAACACTCTGCTATTTATAGCTTTATGTGTGCCTGAATGTCAGTCTTGTGATTTAGGAAACTTGCACTTTCTGGGTTATCCCATTTTAGGTAACTGTGCCTTGCCTCTCAGAGGGGCTGGGGAGAAAACATTTCTGAAACTAGCAGACTGTCCCAGTTGAGGTGACTGACATCAGGAATCTGCCTAGGTAAGTTTCCAAGATGGTCCTGAGCCTTTCCAAGCTTGGTGTATTTGGTATGTGCATGTTTTGCATACGTCCATGAGGGCTCGTTTAAGTAAATTCACTTAAAAAGATTgaatagaaagaaacaaacattttatgCTGGGTTTGAGCTGTCCGGTAAGTGACTGGATCCTTTAATCTACAGTGGATACTTTCTTTGAGTGCAGATGGTGCctgagtgcatgtgtgcatagtcacacagttgtgcctcactttttgcaaccctatagactgtagcctgccaggcttctttgtccatgggatttttcaggcaaaaagaatactggagtgggttgccatttcctcttccaggggcccttcctgacacagggatcaaacctgtgtcccctgcactgcaggcagtttctttaccgctgagccacttgggaagtcctgaGGGCTTGCTCCCATATGTACCCTTTTGCATGTTTGCACGTATGCGCAAGTTGCCAGTGTGAGTGCTTGAGGACATCCAAGCTCCTGTGGGTGTGGGGTTCTCATTTCGGGCTACAGCCTTGGGAGGAAGATTTCTCTCTACTTCATATAAAGCGCCCTCccacctcttcagttcagttcagttcagtcgctcagtcgtatccgactcttcgcgaccacatgaatcgcaacacaccaggcctccctgtcccacttCTTAGGACTTGATGAAGTGAGGGAATTCTCTTGTCATCAACGCCCTCTTGTGCTGGACACTGGAATGCCCATTTGCAGTCCTTTGAAGCTCCCTCAGATCAGGTCTTTTGGAAGACTCAAGGCAGATTTTGTGGGCAACGGTGACTAATCTTGGGTCGAGCTCACTCTGTAAGGGCTCTTGGGTACAAGTTGAAGGTATGGGAGGAAAGGCCAGGAAAGAAGCAGGGTGTCTGCCCCTTGGTCCTGCTCACCACTCCCCAGCAACTCTCACCTTCCTGATCTTGGTCTTTCTACCCTCAGGTCTGCTTACCTGTCTGCATCAGAACCATGTGTGACCAGCAGCAGATTCAGTGTTACCAGCCGCACCCCCAGTATTGTGTGGCATGTTCCCCCTTCTGCATCTCCCAATCCCCTTGTGCCAACAGCCAGGTGGTGGTCCAAGCCCCCTGTGAGATGCAAATTGTGGAGTGCCCTGCATCATGCCCAGTTCAAATTCCCCAGGTAAAATGCCAGGCTCCATGTCAGTCTAAAACCACAGAGGTGAAGGGCCAAGCTCCATGCCAGTCTAAGACCACCCAGGTGAAGGGCCAACCTCCATGCAAGTCTAAGACCACCCAGGTGAAGGGCCAAGCTCCATGCAAGTCTAAGACCACACAGGTGAAGGGTCAGGCTCCAAGCCAGCCTCAGGTTACATGTGTTCAATGCCAGGCTCCATGCCAGTCTGAGGTTTCCTACGTGCAGTGTGAAGGCCCATGCCCTGTGCAGACCTGCTATGTAGAATGTGCTCCAGTTTGTTATACAGAAACTTGTTTTGTGGAATGCCCAGGCCAGAGCTATGTACCCTGCCTGGCACCTCAGCCTGTCCAGACTTATGTAACAGGTCCCCTGGTGTGCCAGCCTCAGGGAAGATTCTCCACCCAGTGCCAGTATCAAGGCTCCTACAGCAGCTGCGCCCCCCAGCGCCAGTCCCGGGCTTCATTTAGCACCTGTGAGCCCCAGTGCCAGACCCGGGGCTCTTATGGGAGCTTTCCTTCACAAAGTCGCTCTCGGAGCACCAGCAGGTGCCTCGCTCCTCGCCAGCTGCAGCCTTCTTACCGCAGCTGCTCCCCTCCACGACGTTCCGAGCCCTACTACAGCAGTAGCTGCCTGCCGTCAAGATGTTCTCCGGGCTCCTATAACTATTGTACCCCACCCCGCCGCTCTGAGCCCATCTATAACAGTGACTGTTCTCGGCGTCCCACTTTGGGCTGCTCTCAGAGATGTGGACCCAAGTGCCGAATAGAGATTTCCTCCCCTCGCTGCCCCAGGCAGGTTCCCCCCCAGAAGTGTTCTGTTCAGATTCCTCCCATCAGACGCTGCTCTGAGAGTTGTGCCCCTCGACCCTCCTGGGGTACCTCCTGCCCGGATCTGAGACCACGTGCAGAGCCGTGTCCACTTCCAAGCTTCCGTCCTCCGCGGCGTTTGGACCAATGTCCAGAGCCATCGCTGCGGCGAAGTCCACCTCCGGCTCCATGCCCACGTCCACTTCCGGCTCCACGTACGTGTTCGCGTCCAGAGCGGTGCTTAAGTCCAGAGTTCCGTCC contains:
- the KPRP gene encoding keratinocyte proline-rich protein produces the protein MCDQQQIQCYQPHPQYCVACSPFCISQSPCANSQVVVQAPCEMQIVECPASCPVQIPQVKCQAPCQSKTTEVKGQAPCQSKTTQVKGQPPCKSKTTQVKGQAPCKSKTTQVKGQAPSQPQVTCVQCQAPCQSEVSYVQCEGPCPVQTCYVECAPVCYTETCFVECPGQSYVPCLAPQPVQTYVTGPLVCQPQGRFSTQCQYQGSYSSCAPQRQSRASFSTCEPQCQTRGSYGSFPSQSRSRSTSRCLAPRQLQPSYRSCSPPRRSEPYYSSSCLPSRCSPGSYNYCTPPRRSEPIYNSDCSRRPTLGCSQRCGPKCRIEISSPRCPRQVPPQKCSVQIPPIRRCSESCAPRPSWGTSCPDLRPRAEPCPLPSFRPPRRLDQCPEPSLRRSPPPAPCPRPLPAPRTCSRPERCLSPEFRPCSPPRRLSEPCLYPEPRPVPYPAPRHPRPVQCDLSAPRPCPQPCERQESFPLPEPIPLPSPCPSPEPCVEPRRCPSPWSGPNPNLCTGDLGCHESSPHHLDTEAPICGPAGYNWQQDSEPRFRPCDVGLQEPQGLRGCGDQGDVSVGVKGGTHGGAKGAYF